The Salvelinus sp. IW2-2015 linkage group LG32, ASM291031v2, whole genome shotgun sequence genome includes the window GCATTCCAATGCCCTCTTAAAAGTCTTTAGACTGGTTGAAAATGAAAGTTTGCAGTACTGTTCATCCTCAAATCATTCAAAAGGTGATAACTGTGTTAAAATCCCACTTTATGAGGAAGATCACAAAATATATTTGTGAAGGTAAAATTGCATGTATGTATTCATTCATGCATTTCAGAATAAAATGTCAAAGTTATTCACTATAATTAAATGTTTATTGTTGCCTTCCATAGTCTGATTCTGAAATGCAAGTGAAGTGATCAAGATGCAGACCCCAGGGACATTTACATAAAAAGGGATTGCCATTGTTTGAATTACAGGGGGGCAATTATTAGCAGGAACCTTTATTAAAAAGAAACATTATTTATtcgtaaaatgtattttatgcctACAACCAAGGAAGCAGCTTTCCGATTGCTGAAAATTTACCGTTTTGAAAACAGCGTCTCAACATGTAAAGCTGAGAAAGGGTTGACCTACTGGGTGTGTCCAGATCCTGAATTAACCCAGCCACTGATTATTTGCCATTATAAACaaggtggtttgagccctgattGTCTGAAATCTGTGATATATCAGACTCTACTGCAGGTATGACAAAAATCATTTTACGATGTTAACAAGTTTATAATAGCTATAAGGCACCTtagggggttgtggtatatgacTAATATAGCTGTATCCAGACACTCCGCGTTGCGgtccccccttccagcattgggtaACACCGCTGTGCACCCCTAGACTATTTCTATGGCCACAGGCCCTGTTCATGACACAAGCTGTTCGCACCCCTCTTATTGGTGTAGGGAACTTAGCATGTTTAAAGcttattttctgcaattctacacattttctcaTGAGGTGCAAAGAACATTTTGATGTTTTAAAGCTATTTTCCtttcaattctatacattttaccatgtctaatgtgtagtcatgtgatatttgagtgacaaaaaaagtACAGCAATATTTATAGGCTAATAAAACTATATAAAAAACGTTAGCTggcatgggctagttgatctggacatttctgacaagttataaatagctcgcTAAGttatgcaatgactaacatgacaagaggaactcaTGATGCACTACCCAAGTTCGAAATTGCActttgtgcattctactattacaactttcatgAGTACATTTAAAGCCGGACCCCCGCGCCCCCATTGCCGAATGTGGTATAGTTCATGCTGAAACCATTCAATGTTTACTCCGCTAGGTGGCATCTGGAATCACTTTCCCATGCACTGTCAGAAGTGAAATGAGTAGACAGCCTCAATATGTTCAGCCAAGTGATAATGTCAATGTGATAAAATGCTGTTCGTTGATTgcggttttttattttattacatgtaATTTAATTCCTAAGATACTGGTTACATTACAAATTTTGAGACAAAATCACACTAACAAGATACGTGAATATCCATGTCATGTGTGACGTGCTCTGATAGACTAGCAATGGTGGGAaatgtacccaattgtcatactagagtaaaggtaaagatacgttaatagaaaatgactcaagtaaaagtgaaagtcacccagtaaaatactacttgagtaaaagtctaaaagtatttggttttaaatatacttaagtatcaaagtaaatgtaattgctaaaatatacttaagtatcaaaagtaaaagtacaggtATAAAAcgttttaaattccttatattaagcaaagcagacggacacattttctattttttttatttacaactAGCCAGTTGCAcactaacactcagacatcatttacaaacgaagcatgtatttagtgagtccttcagatcagaggcagtaaggatgaccagggatgttctcttgataagtatgtgaattgaaccatttttcTCTcttgctaagcattgaaaatgtaacgagtacttttgggtgtcaggaaaaatgtatggagtaaaaagtacataattttctttaggcatgtagtgaagtaaaagttgtacaaatacccccaaaaacgacttaagtagtactttaaagtatttttacttaagtactttacaccactgtatgatacagtggtgtaaagtatgaTAGGCAAGACATAAAATGTCTTGCCTATTTTATAAGACAGGTTTAAACCGTCCATGTCTCTCAAAAAAATCATATCATTCAACAGCAGTGGAATCAATACAGTCACGTGACTGGATAAATTGTTCATGGGGACATTCagtatttcacacacacataaaaatcaCATTTATCGTTTCAATCAGCTTTGATTGAGAAGTATTTCGAGCAAATATGGTTGGTTCATTTCAGGAATGAGCCACCTATTCATCCGCCCACTTCTGTGACGTCAGGGACAGTTTATATAGCTGAGGAATTTTCTGCTTGGGCATGTCAGATGTATACGAGTTGCATTTCAGGATACAACACCGCTAAAAGGATAAATTGTTTATTCAGAGGATTGTTGGATAATTATTTTTGGATGAATGGATACTGCGTGTTTTACCACCTCTCAGCGTACTTCATGTCTCACGATGAATCCGGATCTATTCAAGCCTTGTCCAGAACATGGCCAAGTTATTCTTCCTATTAAACCGAACAAGACAAAATCGGAACAAATCAAACCAGATCTCGCCCAGGTGGTGACTGATTCCAAGACAGGAAAATCTTACAGCAAAGGAAAGCTTCTGGGAAAGGTATATTATTCTATCAATGTGATCTACGTGCTGCTATGTATCGCACACAAATCAATTATTTAGACACCGTTCTGGTGATAATGTGGCTTGATGGTAGTATGAAGAGATTGGCTATTGCTGCGTCAGTGTTACAACGTGGCAACTTTCATTAATTGGCATGATTTATTCCGGGTTGGTTCGCATGTTCTGCGAGCAAGGGCTGGCTACACGTTACACTCAAATGTGATTGTTTCATTGCGGGATAATGACCACGTGCGGGATAtgacactcaaccagcttcattaattCTCTAGCGAGGTATAATCAAAGCTACTATCGAGATTGTCTCTTCTGACTTTATTTTGAGGTCATTGGTAGGCTATCTTCCAGCCGccttattttattaaaataactATCCTCATGATGGATGGCTTAACGTTATTTTGCCAGTTGTAATGATGCGATGTAACGCCGGACGTGTCACTGATAATCAAGTAGTTGATAGAATGTACATGCATTGTATCATGATACAAGATGCATTTAGAATATGTATGTATCAACACAGCGCAGTGTCTAAACATCTTCGCCTGTCTGCTGCCGCATGGggaggattttttttgtttgttaaaatgCTGCAGTCGCATTATCCTAATTcgaattacatttcattataaacAAATGGTAGTTTAATTGACACTTGCTAATGTCATTCTTATTTAAGAATTTGTTTGAAGAAAGGCATCGCATTTTTGTACAAGATGTGTGGTTACAACATACGTCATTGGATAGGCAATGCCAACAGGCAGGTGCAAAGTAGCATGCATGAAAAGACATGTCACTGTCAACAGTAATTTTTATGGCCGATACTGATATTGTTTTACTTCAAAGGGTGGCTTTGCAAGATGCTATGAAATGACAGACCTTTCCAGCAACAAAATGTATGCTGTGAAGGTGATACCACAGAGCAGGGTGTCAAAACCTCATCAGAGGGATAAGGTAAGGACGCATTTCATTGTCAATCATCTGCAGACTAACTCCTTTCCAAAAAGGATTAGTCTTTATTCCTACTGATATATTTTGTGTACCTGTTTTATTACTCTTCTGACAGATAACAAATGAAATCGAGCTTCACAAAACCCTACATCACAAACATGTGGTAAAGTTCTCCCATCATTTCGAAGACCAAGACAACATCTATATTTTCCTTGAGCTCTGCAGTAGAAAGGTGAGCTGTGCGGTTGTTTTGGTCTTTGGTGGTACAGCTTGTGCAGACGTTCTGAAGGGTGTTCACTGGGTACTAACAACACTCTGACCGTGTCTTTGTAGTCCCTGGCACACATTTGGAAAGcaagacacacactgacagacccAGAAGTGCGGTACTACCTCCGGCAGATCATATCTGGGCTGAAGTACCTTCACAACAGAGGCATCCTTCACAGGGATCTCAAATTAGGTGTGTAGGGTGATTTGTGGAATAAGATGTGTGGTTTGGATTATTTTACCACACAATCTCTCATTATGTTCAGACATTTTGATAATCTTCATGGCATATTTTGAATTTGTCATTATTTGGTTGTACTTTTATATCAAAGCACTTCAGACTATTCCTCATGGGAGGCCTGGGAAAACTGACTTGATAAATGTTGCCCTTGCAGGCAATTTCTTTGTGAATGAGAACATGGAGTTGCGGTTGGGAGACTTTGGGCTTGCTGCGAAGTTGGAAACAGTCGAGCAGAGGAAGAAGTAAGTAAACTGGTGGAATATGTCCTATTCCTTTGGCGGAATATTCTTGTTTCCTTCAAAGCCAATCCGAGGTGAACAACTGCTCTAATGTAAATGGTTTCTCCTCAGAACAATCTGTGGAACGCCAAACTACCTTGCACCCGAGGTGTTGAACAGGCAGGGCCATGGAACAGAGTCTGACGTCTGGTCACTAGGTTGTGTAATGTAAGTATACTTGGAATGTTTGTCTTTTGGTGTCAGTTGTATTTGACTAAGTGTACTTGTCACACTTTGATATATGGTGGTGCTACAGCTCCTACTTAAGCCTTGAATGTAAATGATATACACAATTGAGTGTATTCAAATGGTTTAAGGGTTATGAGGTAGACCACTGGTAAGCTAGTTTAGGCTTTTATAACATTCCTCAGATAGAGGAATGTGTCAACAGTTTAAATCACCTGGCTGTGGAGAGACTTAATATTTTTATTTGCTTTAACCAGGTACACGCTGATGTGTGGGAACCCTCCCTTTGAAACCCTTGACCTGAAGGAGACATACAAGTGTATCAAGGAAGTAAAATACAACCTGCCCTCGACCCTGTCTCCTGCGGCTCAGAAGCTCATCTCTGGCATTTTGCAGAAGGACCCCAGTGACCGCCTCACACTAGACCAAATCCTGAACCACCAATTCTTCACCAAGGTATGTGGCCCATGCCCTGGAATTAGGCGTGACTTTACAGCACCAATTCCTGATGCTTTTTACTCATTGGATTATATTTTGAGCCCCCTCCAATGCCTTGATTTGTACTTGTATTTTGAATGAAATTCCAATTGCATTATGCTTCATATTCAGATTCAATTTGGGTACAATTGGAGGGCTGAGCCTTGGATATAAAGTGTACTTTCTAAAGAGCCACACTAGGAATAACAGCACGTGCCCACTGACTAAAGAGACTTGAGAGGATGGCACTATTAATTGCGCTAAGTGGTTCCTTGAATTGCCGACCTTGCAGTTTCCCTGACCTAAACTTTTTTTTCTCAGGCTTTCACCCCAGATAAACTGCCTCCCAGCAGCTGTGTGACAGTGCCAGAGCTCAACCCGCCCAGCCCTGCCAAGAGGTTTTTCACGAAGATGGCCAAGAGTCTCTTTGGCAAGAGAAAATCCAAAGGTAAGCTTTGTGGCAAGTCATGACTGACCATCAAAAGGCTGCAGTTTAACCCCAGGATTAACTCTTGAATCAGGGTATAATTTAACGGGTTTGGTTTTATAGTGGAGAAGAACCATTGTGAAGAGCGAGAGAGCATCTCCAAACTTGTGTCCGGCATCGTCAAATGCTCCATCAGTCGGCAGATGAGTTACAAAACAGTTTGCACCGATGAGGTATGTATTTTGAAGGATGGATTGTTTTTAGCATAAGCTAAACTTTTCTATAGTGCAGGCTAGACTTAAGGTTAATTACTTTCAAACAATGCAGCAGTGTTGCTTGTTAGCCGAGATGAAGCAAGAGACCTAGACCATCAAGGGACTGAGGGCAGTCATAGTAGTGAATGTCTCAGAATAGTGTTGTACTGTACTTAGCAGAATCCCATTTCAGCCAGATGATCTATGGGGAGATTGTGGGTGATGGCTTGATCCATCTTTTAAAAGGTTTGTGAATCAGGCCTGTGGAACAAAATGCAATTGCATATGCACTCTGTAAATCATAGTTCTCCCAGCCCCCTGATGTCTGTAGCTCTCATTCAATACAACAAACTGCATTTGGCTCATGTGCCATTCTTTCTAAGGAAGGACAACCGCTCATGACAGCTGTTTCCTCTTTCAGGCTCCCCCTCCCACGGTAGGCCAGCAAGTCAGCTCTGGTCTGCTGGATACACCAGCTGAGGAGGAGTCCAGGAAGTCTGCAGCATCACGCTCCTTTAAAGGCACGGTGGCCAGCAGCACAGAACGTAAGTCACTACTCGGGTTATGTTTGATGAACCTCAATTGCTGAACGTGATGCTTTAAATGTGGTGATGTGCCAATAATGGACCACTAACAGATCATGATCTCTTCCATATGTATAGCCGAGACAGCTTTTCATCTACATGGGTTATATTTAAGTGGCATAAGTGCATGGCTTGTTTTGTAACATCTGAGCTCATGGGCCTGATAAGTGGTTGAATCAGTTTGCCAGACTGTCACACTGTTGGTGGGGAGTTCAACTAAACTTCACCCTCCCCTCTCAAGCGTGTGAAGATGGCCTTACCCCAGCGTCTATAGCGGAGTCGGCCATGAAGGTCCTCAACAGCTGTTTGTCTGCCATGCCTGCAGGTGAGCTTTAAGCCTCTCCACAAGCTATTCTAGTACTATACTTCAAATGGCATTTAAACAAGTTGATTATACTGAAATCTTCTATTACTGAGCCATTTCTAAACTAGTGTCTTCCTCTCCAGCTACAAGAAACCCGCCATGTCTTTCCAGGCCCAAATCCTTTATCTGGGTCACAAAGTGGGTTGATTATTCCAACAAATATGGCTTTGGCTACCAGCTCTCCAATCAAAACATTGGTGTGCTCTTCAACGAGGGGACACACTTGAGTCTGTGTGATCAACGCAAGTAAGAGTCCTTTTCAACTTGATAAATTATGATCAAGCAGTTATTAGCCTTAGTTTATTGATTTGCCAACCTGTATTCTGCTGGTTTATTGTAGCCTTTTCAATGTCTCAAACCCTTGTCTCGTTTAATGCATCTCCATTGTTTTCCCCACAGGACTGTGCACTACTGCTTGACCAACAACAAACACTTCACCTTTCAGGCCAGTGCTTTACCAGAGCAGCTCTGCAGTCAGAAGCAGATTGTGGAGCTGATGGCCAACTACATGGAACAGAACCTCATGGAGGTAAGGCATTGAAGGTTCTCTATTAACCACCTTATCAGGGTATGACTAATCAGGATGTACAGTGCTGTGCAAAACTATTCATCCCCCtgcttttttactattttgttgcattacaacctgtctttaaaaaaatgtatttatgatttcatttaatggacatatacaaaatagtcaaaattggtgaaattaaaaaaaataaaaaataaaaataatggaaaagtggtgtgcatatgtattcaccccctaaataagatctggtgcaaacaattacattcAGAAATTGCAGAATTATTTagtttgcacacaggtggacttgatTTAAGGGTCACAtgctctgtcacatgatctcagtgtatatatatatatatatatatatatatatataatatatacctcttctgaaaggccccagagtctgcaaagcctctaagcaaggggcaccacaaagcaagcaacaccatgaagaccaaggagctctccaaacaggtcagggataaaGCTGTGGAGAAGTAAAGAtaagggttgggttaaaaaaaaaatcctaaacttTCAAAATCCCACGGAGCACgactaaatccattatttaaaaaatgaaaggatatggcaccacaacaaacctgccaagagggccgcccacaaactcacggaccaggcaaggaggKCATTAATCGGAGGCATCAAtgagctccacagcggagattggagtatctgtccataggaccactttaagccatacactccacagagctgggctttacagaagtggccagaaaaaatccaTTTAAGGGAACACGTTTTGTTTGCCAaaaggtatgtgggagactccccaaacatatggggaaggttctctggtcagacaagactaaaatttagctttttggcatgtctggtgcaaacacaacacctcgaacaccatcacaacagtgaggcatggtggtggcagcatcatgctgtggggatgtttttcattgtcagggactaggaaactggtcaaaattgaatgatggatggtgctaaatacagggacgttcttgagggaaacctgtttcagtcttccagagatttgagactgggatggaggttcaccttccatcaggacaatgcccctaagcatactgttaaagcaacactcCAGTGATTATTATGGGGAAATAtttgtcttggaatggcctagtcaaaccacagacctcaatccaattgagaatctgtggtatgacttaaagatggcTGTAcgccagcggaacccatccaacttgaacgAGCTGGATCAGATTTGCCTTGAACAATGTagatattttgcatcttcaaactgGTAGgtatgtgtaaatcaaatgatacaaacccccaaaaatcaactttaattccaggttgtaaggcagcaaaataagaaaaatgccaggGGGGTGAGTACTTTCCCAAGCCACTGTAGTTTGATCTAAATGGggttgtaatgtaacaagttTCTTGTCTCTTCCAGGGTGGCGACCTCCACTGTGAAGACCAGCCTCCCTCCCAGCCACCGCTCCTTCTGCAGTGGGTGAAGACCGACCATGCTCTGGTGATGCTCTTCAATAACGGTACCCTGCAGGTAAGGCCTTACAGCCACACTGTCACAACCTGTAGATGTAATGCTGCTTTTAGAGAACCAATTTAGTTTCAAAACCCTCTTGTGATAGCTTAGCACTAATTATGCCCCGTGACTTTATTTACCTTCCCCCCTCCCCAGGTGAATTTCTACAACGACCACACCAAGATCATCCTGTGCAAGTCCTCCGACTCTTACCTACTGACCTATATCAGCCGCGAACGCGTCTCCTACACATACCTCCTGAGCATGCTGTCAGAAATGGGCTGTTCTGCCGAGCTGAGGCACCGCATGCGCTACGTGGTCCAGCTGCTCCAACATCACGGAGATTCATAATGGACCCACAGCTCAagtgaggtggggggggggctgatcatggctctgtaCATAGGGAAAACTTCTCCCCCAGGTCCATGACTCCAGGCACCATCCAAGTCTCAACCAACCTGCTGCTTTCTGCTTCCACTGGGAGCAAATGACCAGGAGGCTCTGTTCATTCAGGGAGTCCTCCCCAATCTTAGGCTAGTGTCTGGCCTCTGGACTATGGtgccctttgttttgtttttttgaatgAACCTATAATCTGACTACAGTATCACACTACTGGCTTGATTCACTTCATGCACACAAAAACCTGACCC containing:
- the plk3 gene encoding serine/threonine-protein kinase PLK3 — encoded protein: MDTACFTTSQRTSCLTMNPDLFKPCPEHGQVILPIKPNKTKSEQIKPDLAQVVTDSKTGKSYSKGKLLGKGGFARCYEMTDLSSNKMYAVKVIPQSRVSKPHQRDKITNEIELHKTLHHKHVVKFSHHFEDQDNIYIFLELCSRKSLAHIWKARHTLTDPEVRYYLRQIISGLKYLHNRGILHRDLKLGNFFVNENMELRLGDFGLAAKLETVEQRKKTICGTPNYLAPEVLNRQGHGTESDVWSLGCVMYTLMCGNPPFETLDLKETYKCIKEVKYNLPSTLSPAAQKLISGILQKDPSDRLTLDQILNHQFFTKAFTPDKLPPSSCVTVPELNPPSPAKRFFTKMAKSLFGKRKSKVEKNHCEERESISKLVSGIVKCSISRQMSYKTVCTDEAPPPTVGQQVSSGLLDTPAEEESRKSAASRSFKGTVASSTEPCEDGLTPASIAESAMKVLNSCLSAMPAATRNPPCLSRPKSFIWVTKWVDYSNKYGFGYQLSNQNIGVLFNEGTHLSLCDQRKTVHYCLTNNKHFTFQASALPEQLCSQKQIVELMANYMEQNLMEGGDLHCEDQPPSQPPLLLQWVKTDHALVMLFNNGTLQVNFYNDHTKIILCKSSDSYLLTYISRERVSYTYLLSMLSEMGCSAELRHRMRYVVQLLQHHGDS